Proteins co-encoded in one Cytobacillus sp. NJ13 genomic window:
- the yycF gene encoding response regulator YycF, with protein sequence MDKKILVVDDEKPIADILQFNLKKEGYEVVCAYDGNDALDKVEEIKPDLILLDIMLPQRDGIEVCREVRKKYDMPIIMLTAKDSEIDKVLGLELGADDYVTKPFSTRELIARVKANMRRHQQIASKTEEEEESNEIEVGSLIIHPDAYVVSKRGETIELTHREFELLHYLAKHIGQVMTREHLLQTVWGYDYYGDVRTVDVTVRRLREKIEDNPSHPTWIVTRRGVGYYLRNPEQE encoded by the coding sequence AAGGCTATGAAGTGGTGTGTGCCTATGACGGCAATGACGCACTCGATAAAGTAGAAGAAATCAAGCCGGATCTGATTCTGCTTGATATTATGCTTCCGCAGAGGGACGGCATTGAGGTTTGCCGCGAAGTGCGCAAGAAATACGATATGCCAATCATTATGCTGACAGCAAAGGATTCTGAAATTGATAAAGTTTTAGGCCTTGAGCTCGGTGCAGATGACTACGTTACAAAGCCGTTCAGCACGAGGGAGTTGATTGCGCGTGTGAAGGCGAACATGAGGCGCCATCAGCAAATTGCTTCCAAGACGGAAGAAGAGGAAGAATCAAACGAAATTGAAGTTGGTTCCCTGATTATTCACCCGGATGCCTACGTGGTTTCCAAGCGCGGTGAGACGATTGAATTAACACACCGTGAATTTGAGCTTCTTCACTATTTGGCCAAACATATTGGACAAGTCATGACGAGGGAGCATCTGCTTCAGACCGTATGGGGCTACGATTATTATGGAGATGTCCGCACAGTTGACGTAACCGTAAGGAGACTGCGGGAGAAAATTGAGGATAATCCAAGCCACCCGACATGGATCGTGACAAGAAGAGGAGTCGGTTATTACTTGCGGAATCCTGAACAGGAGTAA
- the walK gene encoding cell wall metabolism sensor histidine kinase WalK gives MEKVGFFRSIHLKFVIIYVLLILVAMQIIGVYFVRQLESTLKDNFKDAIQERVNLLTYYVEEQMTKVRPPDEEAPSLEEDIRRLLSDYNSADISEVRVIEGESLRILGTSDPDNQGVVGGRSTDNLIKMAIATRQQVTEDLVDPQGQRIWVLVTPIKNNGEVNGAIYLVAKIENIYEQMRQINNIFTTGIAIALAITAILGILLAQTVTRPISDMRKQALAMAKGNFSRKVKVYGYDEIGQLAITFNSLTKKLQEAHATTEGERRKLSSVLSYMTDGVIATDRKGRVILINEPAAKMLNVSRETVLSSPIVSLLGLEEDYNFEELLNERDSVILDYSSKSKTLILRANFSVIQKETGFVNGLITVLHDITEQEKIDMERREFVANVSHELRTPLTTMRSYLEALAEGAWRDEEIAPNFLDVTQNETERMIRLVNDLLQLSKMDSKDYRLTKDWTDFIIFYNRIIDRFEMTKQQNVTFERKLPDHSAFVEIDEDKLTQVLDNIISNALKYSPEGGKVTFSIEEKDEFIIVSVSDQGVGIPKENIDQIFERFYRVDKARTRKLGGTGLGLAIAKEMVEAHGGKIWAASTEGKGTTISFSLPYVRSEEDDWE, from the coding sequence ATGGAAAAGGTGGGTTTTTTTCGGTCCATTCATTTGAAGTTTGTGATCATATATGTTCTTCTCATCCTGGTAGCCATGCAGATTATCGGGGTGTATTTTGTCAGGCAGCTGGAATCGACCTTAAAGGACAATTTCAAGGATGCCATTCAGGAGAGGGTTAATCTCCTCACCTATTATGTGGAGGAACAAATGACCAAGGTAAGGCCTCCTGATGAGGAAGCTCCGTCACTGGAGGAAGATATCAGAAGACTATTAAGTGATTACAACTCGGCGGATATATCCGAAGTCCGTGTGATTGAGGGAGAGTCACTGAGGATACTTGGCACCTCCGATCCCGATAATCAGGGGGTTGTCGGGGGAAGGTCTACTGATAATTTAATCAAGATGGCCATAGCCACTAGGCAGCAGGTAACGGAGGATCTGGTTGACCCCCAGGGACAGCGGATATGGGTTCTCGTCACGCCTATTAAAAATAACGGAGAAGTAAATGGAGCCATCTATCTGGTTGCTAAAATTGAAAACATCTATGAGCAGATGAGGCAGATTAATAATATTTTTACCACCGGTATAGCCATTGCGTTAGCAATCACAGCCATCCTGGGCATACTACTTGCCCAGACGGTGACACGCCCGATTTCAGATATGCGGAAACAGGCGCTTGCTATGGCAAAAGGGAACTTCTCCCGCAAGGTTAAGGTTTATGGGTATGACGAAATTGGCCAGCTGGCGATTACCTTTAACAGTTTAACAAAGAAACTTCAGGAAGCTCATGCCACAACGGAAGGCGAACGGCGAAAATTGTCCTCCGTTCTTTCCTATATGACAGATGGAGTCATTGCAACCGACCGCAAAGGACGTGTAATTTTAATTAACGAGCCTGCAGCAAAAATGCTGAATGTTTCACGTGAAACGGTCCTGTCTTCTCCGATTGTTTCCCTGCTTGGCCTTGAAGAGGATTATAACTTTGAAGAGCTATTAAATGAGCGCGATTCGGTCATCCTGGATTACAGCAGCAAGTCGAAAACGCTGATCCTTCGCGCTAATTTCTCGGTTATCCAAAAAGAAACCGGCTTTGTCAACGGCTTAATTACTGTCTTGCATGATATCACGGAGCAGGAGAAAATTGATATGGAACGCCGCGAATTTGTGGCTAATGTATCTCATGAACTCAGGACGCCGCTGACAACGATGAGAAGCTATCTGGAGGCTCTTGCGGAAGGGGCCTGGAGAGATGAGGAGATTGCCCCAAACTTCCTGGATGTCACCCAAAATGAAACAGAGCGTATGATCCGCCTGGTCAATGATCTGCTGCAGCTGTCTAAAATGGACAGCAAGGATTACCGCTTGACCAAGGATTGGACTGATTTCATTATCTTCTATAATAGAATTATAGACCGTTTTGAAATGACGAAGCAGCAGAATGTTACGTTTGAAAGAAAGCTTCCGGACCATTCGGCTTTTGTTGAAATAGATGAAGACAAGCTCACCCAGGTACTGGACAATATCATCTCAAATGCACTTAAATACTCTCCAGAAGGCGGAAAAGTTACGTTCAGCATTGAGGAAAAGGATGAATTTATTATTGTCAGCGTTTCAGACCAGGGTGTAGGGATACCGAAAGAAAATATTGATCAGATTTTTGAGCGTTTTTACCGGGTGGATAAAGCCAGAACAAGAAAGCTTGGCGGAACAGGCCTTGGATTGGCCATTGCGAAAGAAATGGTTGAAGCGCATGGCGGGAAAATTTGGGCAGCGAGTACAGAAGGGAAAGGGACAACGATTTCATTTAGCCTTCCATATGTTCGCTCGGAAGAGGATGATTGGGAATGA
- the yycH gene encoding two-component system activity regulator YycH produces the protein MSYEHIKTIILTILVATSALLTWNLWTYQPNFEPIEKANTVQEVTIAEKKEVNQIVRPDTLLFHLGEKKTFGTVSPGEIDNIIKEISDWNFADFENITEEAGILPSFVHDEGKAVLVFPDSVPIELYKSVITVGDKNLTNFQFDHIVIDTRQVEKKDGIVDFVSMDNRQVFRSRVPVSFIQNFKSQFFNLSEYNPEYKAYFASKPSDERTIYLPSQDTKMMRYQYLEKKLDSEQYKNALFSDPSVVQKSFQQSEEEYNDTLSLLRVNSDKNTLRYVKPAAGDNPTFPSGDLLKRSIDYINGHSGWTDNYQFAEIDELNHRVVFRMYDSSGYPIFSDDPKISEIRQIWGQNEIYEYFRSNFQLGLSAESPSEVSLSSGTRVMEYLLGLEGFDPELLENVTLGYKMMLVKEAQTTFIRLEPSWFYRYEGTWKSISLDETGGMNNGLE, from the coding sequence ATGAGTTATGAACATATAAAAACCATCATACTGACCATTCTAGTAGCGACAAGTGCCCTTCTGACCTGGAATCTTTGGACCTACCAGCCGAACTTTGAACCGATTGAAAAAGCAAATACCGTTCAGGAAGTAACAATAGCGGAAAAAAAAGAAGTGAATCAGATTGTAAGACCGGACACCCTCTTATTCCATCTCGGGGAAAAAAAGACCTTTGGAACAGTCAGCCCCGGTGAAATCGATAATATAATTAAAGAAATCAGCGATTGGAATTTTGCTGACTTTGAAAATATCACAGAAGAAGCGGGCATTCTTCCTTCGTTTGTTCATGATGAAGGAAAAGCTGTTCTTGTATTTCCGGATTCTGTTCCGATTGAATTATACAAATCAGTAATCACAGTTGGTGATAAGAATCTGACTAATTTTCAGTTTGACCATATTGTCATTGATACTAGGCAAGTGGAGAAAAAGGATGGAATTGTCGATTTTGTCTCAATGGATAACCGGCAGGTTTTTAGGAGCCGTGTACCTGTTTCCTTTATTCAGAATTTCAAAAGCCAATTCTTCAACTTATCGGAGTATAACCCTGAATATAAAGCCTATTTTGCTTCTAAGCCATCTGATGAACGAACCATCTACCTGCCTTCACAGGATACAAAAATGATGAGATATCAGTATTTGGAGAAAAAATTGGACTCTGAACAATATAAAAATGCGTTATTCAGTGACCCAAGTGTCGTGCAGAAAAGCTTTCAGCAATCAGAGGAAGAGTATAATGATACCTTAAGTTTATTGAGAGTGAATTCCGATAAAAATACCCTTCGTTATGTAAAACCGGCTGCCGGGGATAACCCGACTTTTCCGTCAGGCGACCTGCTGAAAAGAAGCATTGATTACATTAACGGACATTCGGGATGGACAGACAATTACCAATTTGCCGAAATTGATGAGCTGAATCATAGAGTTGTATTCAGGATGTATGATTCTTCAGGCTACCCTATTTTCAGCGATGATCCGAAAATATCTGAAATCCGCCAGATTTGGGGGCAAAATGAAATTTACGAATATTTTCGGAGCAATTTCCAGCTTGGTCTGAGTGCTGAATCCCCATCAGAAGTATCTCTAAGTTCGGGGACACGCGTAATGGAATACTTGTTAGGTCTGGAAGGGTTTGATCCGGAATTACTGGAGAATGTAACACTGGGATATAAGATGATGCTGGTCAAGGAAGCTCAAACAACCTTCATCCGTCTGGAGCCTTCCTGGTTTTACCGGTATGAAGGGACTTGGAAAAGCATTTCGCTTGATGAGACAGGGGGAATGAATAATGGATTGGAGTAG
- the yycI gene encoding two-component system regulatory protein YycI encodes MDWSRIKTIFILTFLVLDIYLMYEFFKLKEASEFEPIAQASLEKQLKDADITFEEPLPKSNPKDRYLRAKPVEFDIEELEGDTRLEGQEITITEVTTLNAVLDESIKISDKFSPSELSAFIKNRVLSGEQYRFWEKPENSNRITYYQEFEGKMLYMNLNGELTFYLNDDNEIVSYKQTLLQKIESKEESEKVIQPIKAVETLYKNGSLEAKSKITNVELGYFTFVHLSSSQLLTPAWRFVINGEENLFVDAFQGSIIKLNNEEKKIVE; translated from the coding sequence ATGGATTGGAGTAGGATCAAAACAATCTTTATTTTAACCTTCCTGGTGCTGGACATTTATTTGATGTACGAGTTTTTCAAATTGAAGGAAGCCAGTGAATTTGAACCGATAGCACAGGCATCCCTGGAAAAACAGCTTAAGGATGCTGATATCACATTTGAGGAGCCCCTGCCGAAAAGCAATCCGAAAGACCGGTATTTGAGGGCGAAGCCGGTGGAATTTGATATTGAAGAACTTGAGGGAGATACAAGGCTGGAGGGCCAGGAAATTACGATTACAGAAGTGACTACTCTGAATGCTGTCCTGGACGAGTCGATAAAGATCAGTGATAAATTCAGTCCTTCAGAATTATCTGCTTTTATCAAAAACAGGGTGTTATCCGGTGAACAATACCGCTTCTGGGAAAAACCTGAAAACAGTAATAGAATCACGTATTATCAGGAATTTGAAGGCAAGATGCTTTATATGAATTTAAATGGCGAGCTCACCTTTTATTTGAATGATGATAATGAAATTGTCTCTTATAAGCAGACACTCCTGCAAAAGATTGAGTCGAAGGAAGAAAGTGAAAAAGTCATTCAGCCGATAAAGGCCGTTGAAACACTTTACAAGAATGGATCACTGGAGGCTAAGTCAAAAATTACAAATGTAGAGCTTGGCTATTTTACCTTTGTGCATCTGAGCTCTTCTCAATTATTGACGCCTGCCTGGCGATTTGTCATTAATGGCGAGGAGAATTTATTTGTTGATGCCTTTCAGGGCAGTATTATTAAGCTGAACAACGAAGAGAAAAAAATAGTGGAGTGA
- a CDS encoding MBL fold metallo-hydrolase — translation MSLQFSVLASGSTGNAIFVETEDYSFLVDAGLSGKQMEGLFQHIGRDIGKLSGILVTHEHSDHIKGVGILARKYNLPIYANEKTWLAMDGLIGQVPIGQKFHFDMETVKTFGALDIESFGVSHDAADPMFYVFHHNGKKLVLITDTGYVSDRMKGLISNAEAYVFESNHDVQMLRMGRYPWNIKRRILSDVGHVSNEDAALAMSEVAGDRTKSFYLAHLSQDNNIKDLARMSVSQTLESRGIIVGEQFDLFDTDPKVPTILTAV, via the coding sequence ATGTCTTTACAATTCAGCGTTCTCGCGAGCGGCAGTACTGGGAATGCAATCTTTGTCGAGACGGAGGATTATTCCTTTCTGGTTGATGCCGGATTAAGCGGGAAGCAAATGGAAGGTTTATTTCAGCATATTGGCCGGGATATCGGCAAGCTTTCAGGCATACTGGTGACCCATGAGCATAGTGACCATATTAAGGGTGTCGGAATTCTTGCCCGTAAGTATAACCTGCCGATCTATGCCAATGAAAAAACATGGCTGGCCATGGACGGACTGATTGGACAAGTCCCGATTGGCCAGAAGTTTCATTTTGATATGGAAACGGTGAAAACATTCGGAGCCCTTGATATTGAATCCTTCGGGGTTTCCCATGATGCAGCCGATCCCATGTTTTATGTATTTCATCATAATGGGAAAAAGCTTGTGCTGATTACCGATACAGGATATGTCAGCGACCGCATGAAAGGCCTGATTTCGAATGCGGAGGCATATGTATTTGAAAGCAATCATGATGTCCAGATGCTTCGTATGGGCCGTTACCCGTGGAATATAAAAAGAAGGATCTTAAGCGATGTCGGCCATGTATCCAATGAGGATGCAGCCCTTGCGATGAGTGAAGTGGCCGGCGATCGGACGAAGAGCTTTTATCTCGCCCATTTAAGCCAGGATAACAATATTAAGGATCTGGCGAGAATGTCCGTATCACAGACACTTGAAAGCCGCGGGATCATTGTCGGCGAACAATTCGACCTTTTTGATACCGATCCGAAGGTCCCAACGATTTTAACAGCCGTTTAA
- a CDS encoding trypsin-like peptidase domain-containing protein, translated as MGYYDQDHQNRYKGQKGNKGGYFLASLVGVILGAILVVVAVPKLSDYNVLPYTVEPDDKLQDEAAGDNNNANVQNVSLDVTTDVTKAVDKAGDAVVSITNIQTAGFWSNEGNGSVGQPAGTGSGVIYKKEGNTAFIVTNHHVVEGAQELEVSLQDGTKLPARLVGSDIWTDLAVLEVEAKEIKTVAEFGDSDKLKPGEPVIAIGNPLGQFSGSVTQGIISGLERAIPVDIDQNGTVDWQAEVLQTDAAINPGNSGGALVNISGQLIGINSMKIAESAVEGIGLAIPINYARPVIEDLEKFGEVKRPYMGVQLASVNEIPGYYQQEALKLPKDVKSGVAITSVEPNSPASQAGLKEMDVIVEMDGQEIKDIIELRQHLYTKKSVGDQMKIKFYRDGKTQEVTMKLSGETF; from the coding sequence TTGGGCTATTATGATCAAGATCATCAGAACCGTTATAAAGGGCAAAAAGGCAACAAGGGCGGATATTTTCTGGCCAGCCTTGTTGGCGTCATCTTAGGGGCCATCCTGGTCGTGGTTGCGGTGCCAAAGCTATCTGACTACAACGTGCTCCCTTATACGGTTGAACCGGATGATAAACTGCAGGATGAAGCAGCCGGGGATAACAATAACGCCAATGTTCAGAATGTCTCACTTGATGTGACAACAGATGTAACCAAGGCGGTCGACAAAGCTGGGGATGCGGTCGTAAGCATTACGAACATCCAGACAGCCGGTTTTTGGTCGAATGAAGGGAATGGCAGTGTCGGCCAGCCAGCCGGAACAGGTTCAGGCGTTATTTATAAGAAGGAAGGAAATACAGCCTTCATTGTTACGAACCACCATGTGGTAGAAGGCGCTCAGGAGCTGGAGGTAAGCCTGCAGGATGGCACCAAGCTGCCGGCCAGACTGGTTGGCAGCGATATTTGGACAGATCTTGCTGTACTTGAGGTAGAAGCTAAGGAAATTAAGACGGTTGCCGAATTCGGCGATTCAGACAAACTGAAGCCAGGTGAGCCTGTCATTGCCATCGGAAATCCTCTCGGACAGTTCTCCGGCTCTGTCACACAGGGAATTATTTCTGGCTTAGAGCGTGCCATACCCGTGGATATCGACCAGAATGGAACAGTTGACTGGCAGGCTGAGGTACTTCAGACAGATGCCGCCATCAACCCGGGTAACAGCGGCGGAGCTTTAGTCAATATCAGCGGCCAGCTAATCGGCATCAACTCCATGAAAATCGCTGAGAGCGCAGTAGAGGGAATCGGATTGGCGATTCCGATTAACTACGCAAGGCCAGTCATTGAGGACCTCGAGAAGTTCGGAGAGGTAAAACGTCCGTATATGGGTGTACAATTGGCATCAGTCAATGAGATTCCAGGTTACTATCAGCAGGAAGCGCTGAAACTGCCTAAGGATGTTAAATCAGGTGTGGCCATCACTTCAGTTGAACCTAACTCTCCAGCTTCACAGGCAGGACTGAAGGAAATGGACGTTATCGTCGAGATGGATGGACAAGAGATCAAAGACATCATCGAATTGCGCCAGCATCTTTATACGAAAAAATCGGTGGGCGACCAGATGAAAATTAAATTTTACCGTGACGGCAAAACCCAGGAAGTAACCATGAAGCTGAGCGGCGAGACATTTTAA
- a CDS encoding CxxH/CxxC protein, translated as MIYCCDEHVDLAIDIVVDEYETFPQLTKLEEDKKLSTTCEYCQNNAIYVVANE; from the coding sequence ATGATTTACTGCTGTGACGAACACGTTGATCTGGCAATAGATATAGTGGTTGATGAGTACGAAACATTCCCGCAATTAACAAAACTTGAAGAGGACAAAAAGTTATCAACAACCTGTGAATATTGTCAAAATAACGCAATATATGTTGTAGCGAACGAATGA
- the rlmH gene encoding 23S rRNA (pseudouridine(1915)-N(3))-methyltransferase RlmH has product MNISIITVGKLKEKYLKQGIDEYLKRLSAYAKMDIIEVPDEKAPEELSETEMIQVKQKEGERILAKIHPDAHVIALAIEGKMKSSEELADSLDKLATYGKSKIAFVIGGSLGLSQEVLQRADEKLSFSKMTFPHQLMKLILLEQVYRAFRINRGEPYHK; this is encoded by the coding sequence GTGAATATCTCTATTATTACGGTCGGAAAGCTAAAGGAAAAATACCTGAAGCAAGGAATTGACGAATACCTGAAAAGACTGTCGGCCTACGCCAAAATGGACATCATCGAGGTTCCAGATGAAAAAGCCCCTGAAGAACTAAGCGAAACGGAAATGATTCAGGTGAAGCAAAAAGAAGGTGAGCGGATCCTGGCGAAGATCCATCCGGATGCCCATGTCATTGCCTTGGCTATTGAAGGGAAAATGAAATCATCGGAAGAGCTTGCGGATAGTCTTGATAAGCTAGCTACATACGGGAAAAGTAAAATTGCGTTTGTAATAGGCGGGTCTCTTGGGTTGAGCCAGGAGGTTTTGCAGCGGGCGGATGAGAAGCTGTCCTTTTCGAAGATGACGTTTCCGCATCAGTTGATGAAGCTGATCTTGCTGGAGCAAGTATATCGGGCGTTTCGGATTAATCGGGGAGAACCGTATCACAAGTGA
- a CDS encoding type 1 glutamine amidotransferase family protein, with amino-acid sequence MQTKKAFLYVFNTMSDWEYGYLIAELNSGRYFKKDLAPLKVITVGANKEMITTMGGLSIKPDISLDECTLESKDLLILPGGTTWSEEIHQPILERIGQALKLGTIVAAICGATEGLANMGYLDTRKHTSNSLEYTKMVCPNYKGEKFYELGSAVSDANLVTASGIAPLEFAMEVLKKIDVFTPDALHSWYNLNKTHKPEYFFQLMNSINK; translated from the coding sequence ATGCAAACAAAAAAAGCTTTTCTATATGTATTTAATACAATGTCGGACTGGGAATATGGATATTTAATTGCTGAACTAAACTCAGGAAGATATTTCAAAAAAGATTTAGCACCTTTAAAAGTAATTACAGTAGGAGCTAATAAAGAAATGATTACTACTATGGGAGGACTGAGCATAAAACCAGATATTTCCCTTGATGAATGTACTCTTGAGAGTAAAGATCTTTTAATCTTACCAGGAGGAACTACTTGGAGTGAAGAAATTCATCAACCTATATTGGAAAGAATTGGCCAAGCTTTAAAGCTTGGCACTATTGTTGCTGCAATTTGTGGTGCAACTGAGGGCCTCGCGAATATGGGATACTTAGATACTAGAAAGCATACAAGTAATAGCTTAGAATATACCAAAATGGTATGTCCTAACTATAAAGGAGAAAAGTTTTATGAGTTAGGATCTGCGGTATCTGATGCGAACTTAGTTACTGCATCAGGAATAGCTCCTCTGGAATTTGCAATGGAGGTACTGAAAAAAATAGATGTATTTACTCCAGATGCATTACATTCATGGTATAACCTAAATAAGACTCATAAACCTGAATACTTCTTCCAGTTAATGAATTCAATAAATAAATGA
- a CDS encoding YafY family protein — MPKIDNMLAILWMLRSGEKITAKQISEKLEMNIRTVYRYIDTISTSGVPIISEPGHNGGYTLLNNFIEAPLFFDFEEQTSLFHAAVFAEEAGYYGGEALNRAISKLSKYSNQEQETKINQHLTSLEVISRLSSLSMEPFLKELEQAVADGYSVKILYHKSGEKQLNYRLVDPYRIIYWNNKWYVIGFCHLRNDIRSFRVDRIESLMLTENKFNRPENFSARDFFIKSLLPTIEDKEGIISLVINGDKSVLADICQHWFLGHYLQERTSTQAVFLLEKDIIHTYVPYLLLPYNKSIKIIEPISLKKRLIEVLSELIKFHQV, encoded by the coding sequence ATGCCTAAAATTGACAATATGTTAGCAATTCTATGGATGCTTCGTTCAGGTGAAAAAATTACTGCAAAACAAATTTCAGAAAAGTTAGAGATGAATATAAGGACTGTGTATCGTTATATTGATACAATTTCAACAAGTGGCGTACCTATAATTTCAGAACCAGGACATAACGGTGGATACACTTTATTGAACAATTTTATTGAGGCTCCTCTTTTTTTTGATTTTGAGGAGCAAACTTCGCTATTTCACGCTGCTGTTTTTGCAGAAGAAGCCGGATATTATGGTGGTGAGGCACTAAATAGGGCCATTTCAAAACTAAGTAAATACTCAAATCAAGAGCAGGAAACAAAGATAAACCAACATTTAACTAGTCTTGAAGTAATAAGTCGATTAAGTTCACTCTCTATGGAACCTTTTTTGAAGGAGCTGGAGCAGGCCGTAGCTGACGGTTACTCAGTAAAAATTCTTTACCATAAAAGTGGCGAAAAGCAATTAAATTATAGATTGGTCGATCCGTACAGAATTATCTATTGGAATAATAAGTGGTATGTGATTGGATTTTGTCATCTTAGAAATGATATCCGTAGTTTTAGAGTTGATAGAATTGAAAGTCTAATGCTAACCGAAAATAAGTTTAACCGGCCAGAAAATTTTTCAGCACGTGACTTTTTTATAAAAAGCCTTCTTCCAACTATAGAAGATAAGGAAGGGATTATTTCTTTAGTTATTAATGGGGATAAAAGTGTATTGGCTGATATTTGCCAACATTGGTTTTTAGGACATTATTTACAAGAACGGACTTCAACTCAAGCAGTTTTTCTTCTTGAAAAAGATATAATACATACATATGTACCTTATTTACTTTTACCGTACAATAAATCTATTAAAATTATTGAGCCAATAAGTCTTAAGAAAAGACTTATTGAAGTTCTGTCGGAATTAATAAAATTCCATCAAGTATGA
- a CDS encoding glycosyltransferase has protein sequence MQSSLFTNTAKKAKGVSIITCTNKPIYMNNIFENYWNQTWSEKELIIILNRDDMDLAQWRRKANGDPNIFIYQLPKNLSLGQCLNFAIDQTQCDFIAIFDDDDYYAPLYLNNMMLAFDYTDADIIGKKTHYVYFESCKALYLRNLNQENQFVNWVCGGKKIVKRNVFDKVRFRNISNNEDVKFCKDCVKHGFKIYSTDRYHLVYVRRANPEYHTWKINDKKLIKSCKFITYTDDYKDFCMPRINKKE, from the coding sequence ATGCAAAGTTCCCTATTTACCAATACGGCCAAAAAGGCAAAAGGGGTATCGATTATCACTTGTACTAATAAGCCAATTTATATGAATAATATATTTGAAAACTACTGGAATCAAACTTGGTCTGAAAAAGAGCTGATCATTATTTTAAACAGGGATGACATGGATTTGGCCCAATGGAGAAGAAAAGCAAATGGTGATCCAAATATATTTATTTATCAACTTCCAAAGAATTTATCCTTAGGCCAATGCCTGAATTTTGCAATTGATCAAACGCAATGTGACTTTATTGCTATCTTTGACGACGACGATTATTATGCTCCTCTTTATTTAAACAATATGATGCTGGCATTTGACTATACCGATGCTGATATTATTGGAAAAAAAACACATTATGTCTATTTCGAAAGCTGCAAAGCCCTTTACCTCAGAAATCTAAATCAAGAAAACCAGTTTGTAAATTGGGTATGCGGCGGGAAAAAAATTGTAAAAAGAAATGTTTTCGATAAGGTCAGGTTTCGGAACATCTCAAATAATGAGGACGTAAAGTTTTGCAAGGATTGCGTGAAACATGGATTTAAAATATATTCGACTGACCGATATCACCTAGTGTACGTAAGAAGAGCAAATCCGGAATATCATACATGGAAAATAAACGACAAAAAACTCATTAAAAGTTGTAAATTTATTACCTATACAGATGATTATAAGGACTTTTGTATGCCTCGCATTAATAAAAAAGAATAA